Genomic segment of Caldisalinibacter kiritimatiensis:
CTAGAGCATCGAATTTTCTATAAATTTAACAAGGATGTTCCTAAAGAGCTTACTGATCAACTAAAAGAATGTGCTGACATGATCAAACATTTGGATAACAAAATGTTATCAATAAAAAAAGAAGTTGACCTCTATAAAGGATAACAGGGTCAAGTTTTACAAATTTCAGTACCATTTCATATTAGACAGGGGGAAGTTATGTATAATTTTAAAGACCTTAAAAAAGATTTACTAGTAGGTCGAGAAATTGAATTTAAATATAACGGAGAATTATATTCAATATCTAATTCATCTAAAGGATGGGTTTTGTGTCATAACAATGAAATAATAGGTAATTACTTTAAAGATGTAAATAATATAATGAATTATATTGAACAACTTAAAATAGGTAACAAGTACTTTAGAGAAATATTTGAATAAAATGAATATGAAAGTTTATATATTTTATAGTACTTAAAAGAAGAAGGGCATTGTCCCCTTATGTTTTTAATCTGTTAAATATAAGTTAATTTGCAAGAAAAATGATACAATAAAATTATATTATAAATATCGAAATTAAAGGGGGATGTCATCTATGAAGCTGACCAAGCAAGAAAGAGCATGGATTCTTTATGATTGTGGTAATTCTGCTTATTCAATTTCAATAACCACAGCTTTGCTTCCAATTTACTTTGGAATGTTTAAAAGTGGTGAAAGTATGGACTTAGGGTATTTTAATTCTATAGCTAGTATACTTATAGCTATATTAAGCCCTGTTTTAGGAACAATTGCTGATTATAAGGACAAAAAGAAGAGATTTTTTACCTTTTTCTTTATTCTAGGTGTTGTGTTTACAGCTGCTCTTGCATTTGTGCCATATGGGAAATGGCAATATTTAGTTATATTCTACATATTAACCAGCTTAGGATTTGCAGGAGCAAATATATTTTATGATTCGTTTTTGGTAGATGTAACAACAGATGAAAGAATGGACAAGGTATCTACTAAAGGCTTTGCCTACGGTTATATTGCAAGTATTATTCCATTTGGCATAAGTCTTGGGGTTGTCTACTTTACAGGAATGGATAAACTTTTAGGATATCAGCTTGGGTTTATAATAACTGCGTTATGGTGGGGTCTTTTTACAATACCAATGCTAAGAAATGTAAAACAAATACATTATGTTGAACCAGAACCTAAACCAGTTGTTAATAGCTTTAGAAGATTAGGAAAGACCTTTTTGAATATAAGAAAAATAAAGACTGTACTAATATTTTTAATTGCATACTTTTTCTATATTGATGGAGTCGGTACGATAATTAAAATGAGTGTTCCGTACGCTGAGCAAGTTTTAGGTGGAGACTCCTTTGATATGTTTATTTTACTTGGTATACTTTTGATTATACAGATTGTAGCATTTCCATTTGCTATCATTTATGGAACACTTGCAAAACTATTTACAGCAAAAAGAATGATAATAGTAGGAATTAGTACATATATAATATCTTGTATATTTGCATACTTTATAACAGATATTTCCCAAGTATTTATTTTGGGGATTCTAATAGCCTCAGCACAGGGAGGAATTCAAGCTTTAAGTAGATCCTATTATGCAAAGATAATACCTAAAAAGAATTCAAACGAGTTTTTTGGATTTTATAACATATTCGGGAAATTTGCTGCAATATTAGGTCCTTTAGTGATGTCGTTAACAACTGATTTGACAGGTAATGCTAGATATAGCATTCTATCAATTATACCACTGTTTATTATCGGACTTATTATTTTCATTTTATTACCTACAGACAAGGATAAAATAGAAGC
This window contains:
- a CDS encoding MFS transporter, with translation MKLTKQERAWILYDCGNSAYSISITTALLPIYFGMFKSGESMDLGYFNSIASILIAILSPVLGTIADYKDKKKRFFTFFFILGVVFTAALAFVPYGKWQYLVIFYILTSLGFAGANIFYDSFLVDVTTDERMDKVSTKGFAYGYIASIIPFGISLGVVYFTGMDKLLGYQLGFIITALWWGLFTIPMLRNVKQIHYVEPEPKPVVNSFRRLGKTFLNIRKIKTVLIFLIAYFFYIDGVGTIIKMSVPYAEQVLGGDSFDMFILLGILLIIQIVAFPFAIIYGTLAKLFTAKRMIIVGISTYIISCIFAYFITDISQVFILGILIASAQGGIQALSRSYYAKIIPKKNSNEFFGFYNIFGKFAAILGPLVMSLTTDLTGNARYSILSIIPLFIIGLIIFILLPTDKDKIEAIE